The window CGTCAGGTACAGAAAAAAGGTGGCCGCTGCCGCCAAGAACAGGCCGGCCGATGTGATCCGTTTGAAAAAAATGCCCCAAGTCAACAGCAAAAGCGAACCGTACAGCGGATGACGGATGTAGCGGTAAACGCCGGACGTAACCAACACGGTGGTTTTTTCAAAACGGATCAATGGCGCGTCGTCGCGGCGCGGATCCGCTTTTCCCATACGCCGCAATTGCAGAAATCCGCACAACGCGGCGCCGGCGGAGAGAAATAACAGCACCCAGGAGAGCAGCTGATGCGGGGCAAGCGGATTCTTGAACCAGAAGAAAACGTTCAGCAGGAACAATCCCAGCATGAACTCCCAGGCGAACAATCGATAAAAACCATGAAAGCGCGGCCGGGTCAGAGAATCCCACGATATAAAAATAAGCACAGCGGAAAGGAGCAGAAACAGAACGCATTTCATAAGCACCCCCTAAAAAAATGATTATGGTAAAAATCGGCGACAAAACCAAAGAGGAAGTCGCACCTCCTCCGGCTCCGGAAGAAGGCGCCGCCGCTCCGACAGAAGGGGAAACCCAGGAACCAGCCACGGAA of the bacterium genome contains:
- a CDS encoding isoprenylcysteine carboxylmethyltransferase family protein, whose protein sequence is MKCVLFLLLSAVLIFISWDSLTRPRFHGFYRLFAWEFMLGLFLLNVFFWFKNPLAPHQLLSWVLLFLSAGAALCGFLQLRRMGKADPRRDDAPLIRFEKTTVLVTSGVYRYIRHPLYGSLLLLTWGIFFKRITSAGLFLAAAATFFLYLTVLREEEENVRYFGEPYREYMKRTKRFIPFLF